One region of Gossypium raimondii isolate GPD5lz chromosome 6, ASM2569854v1, whole genome shotgun sequence genomic DNA includes:
- the LOC105771705 gene encoding F-box protein CPR1: MKANLSLDLIADILSRLPVKHLLCLRCVSKLWRSLIDDPDFIHLHLRHSLDSRTNHTLILKNTDLHTADLASLGPFAKLEHPLMSYNHGVEIQGSCNGLLCIRNIVEDMAIWNPSTRKYQVLPFLNSCKGYVCGFGHDPIADDYKVVKIIQLGGADGKPLESEVKVCSLKRNRWRKIQDIPCVSSFPVANGVFSSGALHWVLTQKLDLSEENTIVALDLATESFREVPQPEYERMINQLNVGVLGGCLCVVANHGDARVDLWVMKEYGVKESWTILFSLVSEDVIGSLRFLKPLAYSRCGNQVLLEHDKINLFWYDLEKKKADDVWVPGMPFSYETEVCLQSLVSLNVKRRQQNGEDNRDFKKMDDFLSEGFKLVL, translated from the exons ATGAAGGCAAATCTCTCACTCGACTTAATCGCCGACATCCTCAGCCGTTTACCCGTTAAGCATCTTCTATGCTTGCGATGCGTTTCCAAGCTGTGGCGATCTTTGATCGACGATCCCGATTTCATCCATCTGCACCTCCGCCACTCCCTCGACTCCCGCACTAACCACACCCTCATCCTCAAAAACACCGATCTTCATACCGCCGATCTCGCCTCCCTCGGCCCTTTCGCCAAGCTGGAACACCCTTTGATGAGCTACAACCATGGCGTCGAGATCCAGGGTTCTTGCAACGGCTTGCTCTGTATCCGTAACATAGTTGAAGACATGGCTATTTGGAACCCTTCCACTAGGAAGTACCAAGTTTTACCTTTTCTCAATTCTTGCAAGGGTTACGTCTGCGGATTCGGGCACGACCCGATTGCCGATGATTACAAGGTGGTTAAAATTATTCAGCTGGGTGGGGCTGATGGTAAGCCTTTGGAATCGGAGGTTAAAGTATGCAGCTTGAAGAGAAATAGGTGGAGGAAAATTCAAGATATCCCTTGTGTTTCTTCCTTCCCTGTAGCCAATGGGGTTTTTTCTAGTGGTGCTTTACACTGGGTTCTCACTCAAAAACTTGATCTTTCGGAGGAAAATACGATTGTTGCGTTGGATTTAGCTACTGAAAGTTTCAGGGAAGTGCCTCAACCGGAGTACGAAAGAATGATAAATCAATTGAATGTTGGAGTATTGGGAGGATGTTTATGTGTGGTAGCTAATCATGGTGATGCTCGAGTTGATCTTTGGGTGATGAAGGAATATGGGGTGAAGGAGTCTTGGACTATACTATTTTCTCTTGTAAGTGAAGATGTGATTGGTTCATTGAGGTTTCTCAAACCTCTGGCTTACTCTAGGTGTGGTAATCAAGTTTTGTTGGAACATGATAAGATAAATCTTTTCTGGTATGATTTGGAAAAGAAGAAAGCTGATGATGTCTGGGTCCCTGGTATGCCCTTTTCCTATGAAACTGAGGTTTGCTTGCAAAGCCTTGTTTCACTTAATGTCAAGAGAAGGCAGCAAAATGGAGAGGATAATAGGGATTTCAAAAAGAT GGATGATTTCCTATCAGAGGGGTTCAAATTAGTGTTATAG